The Hymenobacter oligotrophus genome has a window encoding:
- a CDS encoding sulfite exporter TauE/SafE family protein encodes MLWAGFLFGLLGSFHCVGMCGAIALALPGAGQGGSRYVVGRVLYNLGRVSTYATLGALAGLVGQSLRVAGVQQGLSIASGLLILLLVAVPERYTGRAAAALGLDRVLVRLKQTLAYFFQRPSLSALYMSGVLNGLLPCGLVYLALAGALSAPGVGGAAIYMALFGLGTLPLMLALSLTGRLVPLQWRARLRQAVPVVATAMAVLFIVRGLGLGIPYLSPQVANGQPASYHPAAGHAPATISVCHAAPAK; translated from the coding sequence ATGCTCTGGGCAGGTTTTCTTTTTGGGCTTCTGGGCAGCTTCCACTGCGTGGGCATGTGCGGCGCCATTGCGCTGGCCTTGCCGGGCGCGGGGCAGGGGGGCAGCCGCTACGTGGTGGGCCGCGTGCTCTACAACCTAGGGCGCGTAAGCACCTATGCCACGCTCGGGGCCCTGGCCGGGCTGGTGGGGCAGTCGCTGCGGGTGGCGGGGGTGCAGCAGGGCCTTTCCATTGCCTCGGGCCTGCTGATTTTGCTGCTCGTGGCCGTGCCGGAGCGCTACACCGGCCGGGCGGCCGCTGCTCTGGGCCTCGACCGCGTGCTGGTCCGCCTGAAGCAAACCCTGGCTTACTTTTTTCAGCGCCCTTCCCTGAGTGCGTTGTACATGAGCGGCGTGCTGAATGGCTTGCTGCCCTGCGGCCTAGTGTACCTGGCCCTGGCCGGCGCCCTGAGCGCGCCCGGCGTGGGCGGGGCCGCCATATACATGGCCTTGTTTGGCCTGGGGACGCTGCCGCTCATGCTGGCTTTGTCGCTCACGGGGCGGCTGGTGCCGCTGCAGTGGCGCGCCCGGCTGCGGCAGGCCGTGCCGGTGGTGGCCACGGCCATGGCGGTGCTGTTTATTGTGCGCGGGCTGGGGCTGGGCATTCCGTACCTGAGCCCGCAGGTGGCCAACGGCCAGCCGGCCAGCTACCACCCAGCCGCCGGCCACGCGCCGGCCACCATTTCGGTTTGCCACGCAGCCCCGGCCAAGTAG
- a CDS encoding FixH family protein: MTSLTVNKPAPQRSLWPYAIVAAFVLFALFIGYMVKQAMSTQVDLVSKDYYQQELRHQQRMDAVARTNALPGAVDVAFDAATDELTLQLPANLAGQQATGKVQFFRPSDQTLDFAVPLQADATGTQRLSTAKLKPGYWRIRLDFEAAGQAYFVEKNITVAN, translated from the coding sequence ATGACCTCCCTCACCGTGAATAAACCCGCTCCACAACGCAGCCTCTGGCCCTACGCCATCGTTGCCGCCTTCGTGCTGTTTGCCCTGTTTATCGGCTACATGGTTAAGCAGGCCATGAGCACGCAGGTCGACCTCGTCAGCAAGGACTATTACCAGCAGGAGCTGCGCCACCAGCAACGCATGGATGCCGTGGCGCGCACCAACGCCCTGCCCGGCGCCGTTGACGTAGCCTTCGACGCGGCTACCGACGAGCTGACCCTGCAGCTGCCCGCCAACTTGGCTGGCCAACAGGCCACCGGCAAGGTGCAGTTCTTCCGGCCCTCCGACCAGACGCTCGACTTTGCCGTGCCCTTGCAAGCCGATGCCACCGGCACGCAGCGCCTGAGCACGGCCAAGCTCAAGCCGGGCTACTGGCGCATCCGCCTCGATTTTGAGGCTGCCGGCCAAGCGTATTTTGTGGAGAAAAATATCACCGTCGCGAACTGA
- the ccoG gene encoding cytochrome c oxidase accessory protein CcoG: MNPVATKPAAAESFRDSISTIDAEGKRVWLFPKKPSGKLYNARKWVSYGLLTLLFAGPWLRLNDLPVLMLNVVERKFIIMGQIFWPQDFFILLLGFMAFILFIILFTVVYGRIFCGWVCPQTIFMEMVFRRVEYFFEGDAPQQKALAKADWTWNKIWRRTGKHSVFLLISFLIANTFLAYIIGSEALVEIVTDSPLNHLGGLSSMVVFTGVFYAVFARFREQVCTIACPYGRLQGVMLDKNTITVAYDYGRGEPREKLRKNQERKAGDCIDCKQCVQVCPTGIDIRNGAQQMECINCTACIDVCNSIMDLIEKPHGLIRLDSEAHIEAGTKFKVTGRIKAYTAVLLLLVGVMVGLLVTRSNVDATVLRTPGQLYQKTERGTVTNLYNISVINKTNKAMPIEVRVLEPADGSVKLVGQNGLKLPAQGMVEGVFFAELPTAALTRTSNQIRIGVYSGGQLITEEKTKFLAPVQ; encoded by the coding sequence ATGAACCCCGTCGCCACCAAACCCGCCGCTGCCGAGTCGTTCCGCGACTCTATCTCGACGATCGACGCCGAAGGCAAGCGCGTATGGCTTTTCCCGAAGAAACCCAGCGGCAAGCTGTACAACGCCCGCAAGTGGGTAAGCTACGGCCTGCTCACGCTGCTTTTTGCCGGCCCCTGGCTGCGCCTCAACGATTTGCCCGTGCTGATGCTCAACGTGGTTGAGCGCAAGTTTATCATCATGGGCCAAATCTTCTGGCCGCAGGATTTCTTTATCCTGCTGCTGGGCTTCATGGCCTTTATCCTGTTCATCATCCTATTTACGGTGGTGTACGGGCGCATTTTCTGCGGCTGGGTGTGCCCCCAGACCATCTTCATGGAAATGGTGTTCCGCCGCGTCGAGTACTTCTTCGAGGGCGACGCGCCGCAGCAAAAAGCCCTTGCCAAAGCCGACTGGACGTGGAACAAAATCTGGCGCCGCACGGGCAAGCACAGCGTGTTCCTGCTCATCTCGTTTCTGATTGCCAATACCTTCCTGGCCTACATCATCGGCTCGGAGGCCTTGGTCGAAATCGTGACCGACTCGCCCCTCAACCACCTAGGCGGCCTCAGCTCGATGGTCGTCTTCACGGGCGTGTTCTACGCGGTGTTTGCCCGGTTTCGGGAGCAGGTGTGCACCATTGCCTGCCCCTACGGCCGCTTGCAGGGCGTAATGCTCGATAAGAACACCATTACTGTAGCCTACGACTACGGCCGCGGCGAGCCGCGCGAAAAGCTGCGCAAAAACCAGGAGCGCAAAGCCGGCGACTGCATCGACTGCAAACAGTGCGTGCAGGTGTGCCCCACGGGCATCGACATCCGCAACGGCGCCCAGCAAATGGAGTGCATCAACTGCACGGCGTGCATTGATGTGTGCAACTCCATTATGGATTTGATTGAGAAGCCGCACGGCCTCATTCGCCTCGACTCGGAGGCGCACATCGAGGCCGGTACCAAGTTCAAGGTTACGGGCCGGATCAAGGCTTACACCGCCGTGCTGCTGCTGCTGGTTGGCGTGATGGTGGGCCTGCTGGTAACGCGCTCCAACGTAGATGCCACCGTGCTGCGCACCCCCGGCCAGCTGTACCAAAAAACCGAGCGCGGCACCGTTACCAACCTCTACAACATCTCGGTTATCAACAAAACCAACAAAGCCATGCCCATCGAGGTGCGCGTGCTCGAGCCCGCCGACGGCTCGGTGAAGCTGGTGGGCCAAAACGGCCTGAAGCTGCCCGCTCAGGGCATGGTGGAAGGGGTGTTTTTCGCCGAGCTGCCCACCGCCGCGCTCACGCGCACCAGCAACCAAATCCGCATCGGGGTGTACAGCGGCGGCCAACTGATAACCGAAGAAAAAACCAAGTTTTTGGCTCCGGTGCAGTAA
- a CDS encoding cbb3-type cytochrome c oxidase N-terminal domain-containing protein — MLTRRWYLGTLLALSSLFTGSAAVAQEATAAAAEAANPAAESGASLGAMLWLMGGLTALIIFVLLMLFALLWQMRPLLQKVYEIETIRESWYGRALGLFLGDTVGLTGTYKEDVMAGHDYDGITEYDNDLPPWWKYGFYVTIVFGIAYFVHYHVSETGQLSDAEYQHEMAEAAMLAAKMGANDDPNKPTDYKTLTAAADIEAGKAVFAQNCAACHGQAGEGKVGPNLTDEYWLHGGEVNKVYKTVKYGVTTKGMVAWKGKLSSKQMLQVSSYILSIQGTNPANAKAPQGEKEAASGKPVAKL; from the coding sequence ATGCTAACGCGCCGCTGGTACCTAGGCACGCTGCTCGCGCTGAGCAGCCTTTTCACCGGCTCGGCCGCCGTGGCGCAGGAAGCTACCGCCGCCGCTGCCGAAGCCGCCAATCCCGCCGCCGAAAGCGGCGCCAGCCTCGGGGCCATGCTCTGGCTGATGGGCGGCCTCACCGCGCTGATCATCTTTGTGCTGTTGATGCTGTTTGCCCTGCTGTGGCAAATGCGCCCCTTGCTGCAGAAGGTTTACGAGATAGAAACCATCCGCGAATCGTGGTACGGCCGCGCCCTGGGCCTGTTTTTGGGCGACACGGTGGGCCTGACGGGCACGTACAAAGAAGACGTGATGGCCGGCCACGACTACGACGGCATCACGGAGTACGACAACGACCTGCCGCCGTGGTGGAAGTACGGCTTCTACGTTACCATCGTATTCGGCATTGCTTACTTCGTGCACTATCACGTGTCGGAAACCGGCCAGCTGAGCGACGCCGAGTACCAACACGAAATGGCCGAAGCCGCCATGCTGGCCGCCAAAATGGGTGCCAACGACGACCCCAACAAGCCCACCGACTACAAAACCCTGACGGCCGCCGCCGACATCGAAGCCGGTAAGGCCGTGTTCGCCCAAAACTGCGCCGCTTGCCACGGCCAAGCCGGCGAGGGCAAAGTAGGCCCCAACCTCACCGACGAGTACTGGCTGCACGGCGGCGAGGTGAATAAGGTGTACAAAACCGTGAAGTACGGCGTAACCACCAAGGGCATGGTAGCCTGGAAAGGCAAGCTCTCGAGCAAGCAAATGCTGCAGGTGTCGTCGTACATCCTGAGCATTCAGGGCACCAACCCGGCCAACGCCAAGGCCCCGCAAGGCGAGAAGGAAGCCGCCAGCGGCAAGCCCGTAGCTAAGCTGTAG
- the ccoN gene encoding cytochrome-c oxidase, cbb3-type subunit I: MAVLVQAKPPQELQKASKAVLASFYDNKIVRNFGIATVFWGIAGMLIGVIAAFQLARPELNMGTPYTTFGRIRPLHTNAVIFAFVGNGIFMGVYYSLQRLCKTRMFSDLLSKIHFWGWQLIIVSAVATLPLGYTSSKEYAELEWPIDIAITLIWVVFGWNMFGTIARRKEKHLYVGIWFYIATFLTVAVLHIVNSLAIPVSFMKSYSLYAGVQDALVQWWYGHNAVAFFLTTPYLGLMYYFLPKAADRPVYSYRLSIIHFWSLIFIYIWAGPHHLLYTSLPDWAQSLGVVFSVMLIAPSWGGMINGLLTLRGAWDKVREEPILKFMVVAITAYGMATFEGPMLSLKNVNAIAHFTDWIVAHVHVGALGWNGFLTFAVLYWLWPRLYQTPMHSRKLVNTHFWLGTLGILFYAIPMYWAGFTQGLMWKQFNDEGMLQYANFLETVMQIVPMYYLRGIGGVLYLSGVFLMVYNLYKTAKAGSLLANEKFHAPAVIDNEHSHEGGHWHRWIERRPVQLSIWATVAILIGGAVEMVPTFLIKKNVPTIASVKPYTSLELEGRDIYIKEGCVNCHTQMVRPFRSETERYGEYSKAGEFVYDRPFLWGSKRTGPDLHRLGGKYPHSWHYNHMMDPTSMSPGSIMPPYPWLFENQTDYTQTADKIAALRKLGTPYPAGYEQVAVQDAEKQAAGIVAELAKEDIKVKSDKEIVALIAYLQRLGTDIKVKEDQAAASAVAAAE; the protein is encoded by the coding sequence ATGGCTGTGCTGGTCCAAGCGAAACCGCCCCAAGAGCTGCAAAAAGCATCGAAGGCCGTTCTCGCATCGTTTTACGACAACAAAATCGTCCGCAATTTCGGCATTGCTACCGTCTTCTGGGGCATTGCCGGCATGCTGATCGGGGTAATTGCCGCCTTCCAGCTGGCCCGCCCCGAGCTCAACATGGGTACGCCCTACACCACGTTCGGCCGTATCCGCCCCTTGCACACCAATGCCGTGATTTTCGCCTTCGTGGGCAACGGCATTTTCATGGGGGTGTATTACTCCTTGCAGCGTTTGTGCAAAACGCGCATGTTCTCCGATCTGCTGAGCAAAATCCACTTCTGGGGTTGGCAGCTCATCATCGTATCGGCCGTGGCTACGCTGCCGCTGGGCTATACCTCCTCCAAGGAGTACGCCGAGCTGGAGTGGCCCATCGACATCGCCATTACCCTGATCTGGGTAGTGTTCGGCTGGAACATGTTCGGCACCATTGCCCGCCGCAAAGAGAAACACCTGTACGTCGGCATCTGGTTTTACATCGCCACGTTCCTGACGGTGGCCGTGCTGCACATCGTCAACTCGCTGGCCATTCCGGTGTCGTTTATGAAGAGCTACTCGCTCTACGCCGGGGTGCAGGATGCGCTGGTGCAGTGGTGGTACGGCCACAACGCGGTGGCCTTCTTCCTGACCACGCCTTACCTGGGCCTGATGTACTACTTCCTGCCGAAAGCGGCAGACCGCCCGGTGTACTCGTACCGCCTCTCGATTATCCACTTCTGGTCGCTGATCTTCATTTACATCTGGGCCGGTCCGCACCACTTGCTGTACACCTCCCTGCCCGACTGGGCCCAATCCCTAGGTGTGGTGTTCTCGGTTATGCTGATTGCACCCTCGTGGGGCGGCATGATCAACGGCCTGCTCACCTTGCGCGGCGCCTGGGATAAAGTGCGCGAAGAGCCCATCCTGAAGTTTATGGTGGTGGCTATCACCGCCTACGGCATGGCCACTTTCGAGGGGCCCATGCTCTCGCTGAAGAACGTAAACGCCATTGCCCACTTCACCGACTGGATTGTAGCCCACGTACACGTTGGCGCCCTGGGCTGGAACGGTTTCCTCACCTTCGCCGTGCTTTACTGGTTGTGGCCCCGCCTGTACCAAACCCCGATGCACTCGCGCAAGCTGGTGAACACCCACTTCTGGCTCGGCACCCTGGGTATCCTGTTCTACGCCATCCCGATGTACTGGGCCGGCTTCACGCAGGGCCTGATGTGGAAGCAGTTCAACGACGAGGGCATGTTGCAGTACGCCAACTTCCTCGAAACCGTGATGCAGATTGTACCCATGTACTACCTGCGCGGCATCGGCGGGGTGCTCTACCTGAGCGGCGTGTTCCTGATGGTGTACAACCTCTACAAAACCGCCAAAGCCGGCTCGCTGCTGGCCAACGAGAAGTTCCACGCCCCGGCCGTAATCGACAACGAACACAGCCACGAAGGCGGCCACTGGCACCGCTGGATAGAGCGCCGCCCCGTGCAGCTCAGCATCTGGGCTACGGTAGCCATCCTGATCGGCGGTGCGGTAGAAATGGTGCCCACCTTCCTCATCAAGAAAAATGTGCCCACCATTGCCTCCGTCAAGCCCTACACCTCGCTCGAGCTCGAAGGCCGCGACATCTACATCAAAGAAGGCTGCGTGAACTGCCACACCCAGATGGTGCGCCCCTTCCGCTCCGAAACCGAGCGCTACGGCGAGTACTCCAAAGCCGGCGAGTTCGTGTACGACCGGCCCTTCCTGTGGGGCTCGAAGCGCACCGGCCCCGATTTGCACCGCCTCGGAGGCAAGTACCCGCACTCGTGGCACTACAACCACATGATGGACCCCACCAGCATGTCGCCGGGCTCGATTATGCCGCCTTACCCCTGGTTGTTCGAAAACCAAACCGACTACACGCAAACCGCCGACAAGATTGCCGCCCTGCGTAAGCTCGGCACGCCTTACCCCGCCGGCTACGAGCAAGTGGCCGTGCAGGACGCCGAAAAGCAAGCGGCCGGCATTGTGGCCGAGTTGGCCAAGGAGGACATCAAGGTGAAATCGGACAAGGAAATCGTGGCGCTGATTGCCTACCTGCAACGCCTCGGTACCGACATCAAAGTAAAAGAAGACCAGGCTGCTGCCTCGGCTGTAGCCGCCGCTGAATAA
- a CDS encoding carbamoyltransferase family protein — protein sequence MHRVILGINCSGFHSSACLLDAQGRVQFAIAEERLSRQKQDKSFPRRAIQYCCEAAGLRVQEVTDVFVGWNPAAFLGQSGQTLADAFQNRGKLAQLTVQELAAMQGDAHHLGQTLLRAGGHQTRIHYVNHHHAHLANALVPSGFAEADFFVADGFGETTTGLVGTADAHGLHELAANRTPHSLGLFYAAFTDFLGFRPNSDEWKIMALAARGNPNTYYEQLRPLITVTGLHFELDLRYFEFFLFFTPRYFSPKLEALLGPAVAPGAELTQREYDIVAAVQRITEEVVFELLNNLQAQTGRRRLVLGGGVLMNSVLNGKLRQHTRYAEVYIGGSPDDTGISVGSALYGRHFVLCEPRAAHPEPARHNFFGRAYAEAELEAELQRRKLRYERPASITGATAELLHQGQVLGWFQGAAEFGQRALGHRSILADPTRPDMKARVNASIKYREAFRPFAPAVPAEHQHAYFELPDGETAYFMEKVFRLKPDAQRCLPAVTHDDGTGRLQTVLAADNALFHELLLTFGQLSEVPVLLNTSFNLNGMPLVESPADALDCYLQSGLDALALGPFLLRK from the coding sequence ATGCACCGCGTCATCCTAGGTATCAATTGCAGTGGTTTTCACTCCTCGGCCTGCCTGCTCGATGCCCAAGGGCGGGTGCAGTTTGCCATTGCCGAGGAGCGGCTCTCGCGCCAAAAGCAGGATAAATCCTTCCCAAGGCGCGCCATTCAGTACTGCTGCGAGGCGGCGGGCCTGCGGGTGCAGGAGGTCACCGATGTGTTTGTGGGCTGGAACCCAGCCGCCTTCCTAGGGCAATCGGGCCAAACGCTGGCCGATGCTTTCCAGAACCGCGGCAAACTGGCGCAGCTCACCGTGCAGGAGCTGGCCGCCATGCAAGGCGATGCGCACCACCTAGGGCAAACGCTGCTGCGCGCGGGCGGCCACCAAACGCGCATTCACTACGTTAATCACCACCACGCGCACTTGGCCAACGCCTTGGTTCCCTCGGGCTTTGCCGAAGCCGACTTCTTCGTTGCGGATGGCTTTGGCGAAACCACCACCGGGCTGGTTGGCACCGCCGATGCGCACGGCCTGCACGAGCTGGCCGCCAACCGCACGCCGCACTCCCTAGGTTTGTTCTACGCCGCTTTCACCGACTTCCTGGGCTTCCGGCCCAACAGCGACGAGTGGAAGATTATGGCCCTGGCTGCCCGCGGCAACCCCAATACGTACTACGAGCAGCTCCGTCCGCTGATCACGGTAACGGGGCTGCATTTCGAGCTCGACCTGCGCTACTTCGAGTTCTTCCTGTTTTTCACGCCGCGCTACTTCTCGCCTAAACTCGAGGCGTTGCTTGGCCCGGCCGTGGCACCCGGCGCCGAGCTCACCCAGCGCGAGTACGACATTGTGGCCGCCGTGCAGCGCATTACCGAGGAGGTGGTGTTTGAACTCCTGAACAATCTGCAAGCCCAAACCGGTCGGCGCCGCCTGGTGCTCGGTGGTGGCGTGCTCATGAACTCGGTGCTGAACGGCAAGTTGCGCCAGCATACCCGCTACGCCGAGGTGTACATCGGCGGCTCGCCCGACGATACCGGCATCAGCGTGGGCAGCGCCCTCTACGGCCGGCACTTTGTGCTGTGCGAACCCAGGGCTGCGCACCCCGAGCCTGCTCGCCACAACTTTTTCGGGCGCGCGTACGCCGAGGCCGAACTGGAGGCCGAGCTGCAGCGCCGCAAGCTGCGCTACGAGCGGCCCGCCAGCATCACCGGCGCCACGGCCGAGCTGCTGCACCAAGGGCAGGTGCTGGGCTGGTTCCAGGGCGCGGCGGAGTTTGGGCAGCGGGCCCTAGGTCACCGGAGCATTTTGGCCGACCCCACCCGCCCCGACATGAAAGCCCGGGTAAACGCCAGCATTAAGTACCGCGAAGCCTTCCGGCCGTTTGCGCCCGCCGTACCGGCCGAGCACCAGCACGCATACTTCGAGCTACCCGACGGCGAAACGGCTTATTTCATGGAAAAGGTGTTCCGGCTGAAGCCGGACGCCCAGCGCTGCCTGCCCGCCGTAACCCACGACGACGGCACCGGCCGCCTGCAAACCGTGCTGGCCGCCGACAATGCCCTCTTTCATGAGTTGTTGCTGACGTTCGGCCAGTTGAGCGAAGTGCCTGTGTTGCTCAACACCTCCTTCAACCTCAACGGCATGCCCCTGGTCGAGTCGCCGGCCGATGCCTTGGATTGCTACCTGCAATCGGGGCTCGATGCGCTGGCGCTGGGGCCCTTTCTGCTCCGGAAGTAA
- a CDS encoding alpha-L-rhamnosidase-related protein — translation MRHRFCSPHFLLALGLLGSCHMPKATTSSSASSNALVPAPARPIWQSEAYALYPDSVVQGKHVARAVSRTELASNYRSPANEFQSPQVSFKFSLNGKDNEMQPGQDHVLVAVPRAGGAALETPVIVFGQQYVDKMPVPANTYLAPNTPLKIRLDMRPVLASFQKQGYYQLYNGQKLYKDDLKHVHVAGNTTPLSWDFDNLINKPQLELKDPDGDGIYETTVVLNAHSDAKTTAKQWKQSLDVSGFPQYQSDYPLFDAVYNLSIEEAKRAVEPDGTFRTGQEWAGVWTRDISYSIILSQALLQPEVAKTSLMRKVTPDGRIIQDTGTGGAYPCSTDRMIWAVAAWEIYLTTGDEAWLRKVYPIIKKSIEDDVPNAYDAQTGLVRGESSFLDWREQTYPKWMQPADIYESENLGTNAVHAQANTVLSHMAQLLKEDGDAVRFSKLAERIRGGINEHLWQAEKGYYGQYLYGRTYKTLSPRAEALGAALSVLFDVAPTERQATAVQRTPVMAYGIPCIYPQIAGIPPYHNNAVWPFVQSYWGLAAAKAGNETAFMESIAAVTRPAALFVTNKENFVASNGDFAGTQVNSSVMLWSLSGNLGLVYKGLFGMNFQADKLVFRPFVPQALQGTRRLTDFKYRQAVLNVEMTGHGRTIRSITMDGQPLPEATVPGTLTGTHNIRIELSNEAPAATAQNKVPHHVSPMTPAVSYRNGRLSWPAVEGAKAYQVLRNGQFAARTTDTEFAVPAPTAYTEYQVLAVDAAGYESFASEPLVVEADKFRRSYELEASAPAAKLPYKGFAGKGFIEISKTQNRRVTVRVQVPADGLYAIDFRYANGNGPINTSNKCAIRTLRNGVRQLGTVVLPQRGVDEWSDWGYSNPVMAQFSKGTHTLTLTFEPANENMNGEVNQAMLDQLRLTRL, via the coding sequence ATGCGCCACCGTTTCTGTTCTCCGCACTTTTTGCTGGCCCTAGGTCTGCTGGGTTCGTGCCACATGCCGAAAGCAACTACCTCTTCCTCTGCTTCCTCCAATGCGTTGGTGCCTGCGCCGGCGCGGCCCATTTGGCAATCGGAGGCGTACGCGCTTTACCCCGATTCGGTGGTGCAGGGCAAGCACGTGGCGCGGGCGGTGTCGCGCACCGAGCTGGCATCGAACTACCGAAGCCCGGCCAACGAATTTCAGAGCCCGCAGGTCAGCTTCAAGTTCAGCCTCAACGGCAAAGACAACGAGATGCAGCCTGGCCAGGACCACGTGTTGGTGGCCGTACCCAGGGCCGGCGGTGCCGCGCTCGAAACGCCGGTAATCGTGTTCGGGCAGCAGTACGTGGACAAAATGCCCGTGCCGGCCAACACCTATCTGGCTCCGAACACCCCGCTCAAGATTCGGCTGGACATGCGCCCCGTGCTTGCTTCGTTCCAGAAACAAGGCTATTACCAGCTTTACAACGGCCAGAAGCTTTACAAAGACGACTTAAAGCACGTGCACGTGGCCGGCAACACCACGCCCCTGAGCTGGGACTTCGACAACCTCATCAACAAGCCGCAACTGGAGCTGAAAGACCCCGACGGCGACGGCATTTACGAAACCACGGTGGTGCTGAACGCCCACTCCGACGCCAAAACCACCGCCAAGCAGTGGAAGCAGAGCCTCGACGTGTCGGGGTTTCCGCAGTACCAGTCGGACTACCCGCTCTTTGATGCCGTTTACAACCTGAGCATTGAAGAAGCTAAGCGCGCCGTGGAGCCCGACGGCACTTTCCGCACCGGCCAAGAGTGGGCCGGTGTCTGGACGCGCGACATCAGCTACAGCATCATTCTGTCGCAGGCTTTGCTGCAGCCTGAAGTGGCCAAAACCAGCCTCATGCGCAAGGTTACGCCCGATGGCCGCATCATTCAGGACACCGGTACGGGCGGCGCTTACCCCTGCTCCACCGACCGCATGATTTGGGCCGTGGCTGCCTGGGAAATTTACCTGACCACCGGCGACGAAGCCTGGCTGCGCAAGGTGTACCCCATTATCAAAAAGTCCATCGAAGACGACGTGCCGAACGCCTACGACGCCCAAACCGGCTTGGTGCGCGGCGAGTCGTCGTTCCTGGATTGGCGCGAACAAACCTACCCCAAGTGGATGCAGCCCGCCGACATTTACGAGTCGGAGAACCTAGGCACCAATGCCGTGCACGCGCAAGCCAACACGGTGCTCTCGCACATGGCCCAGCTGCTTAAAGAAGATGGCGACGCTGTGCGCTTCAGCAAGTTGGCCGAGCGCATTCGCGGGGGCATAAACGAGCACCTGTGGCAGGCAGAAAAGGGCTACTACGGCCAGTACCTGTACGGCCGCACCTACAAAACCCTTTCGCCGCGGGCCGAGGCCCTAGGTGCTGCCCTAAGCGTGTTGTTCGATGTGGCGCCGACCGAGCGCCAGGCTACTGCGGTGCAGCGTACTCCCGTAATGGCGTACGGCATTCCGTGCATATACCCACAAATTGCCGGCATTCCGCCGTACCACAACAACGCCGTGTGGCCGTTTGTGCAGAGCTACTGGGGCCTGGCCGCCGCCAAAGCAGGCAACGAAACCGCGTTCATGGAAAGCATAGCGGCCGTAACGCGCCCCGCGGCGCTGTTCGTTACCAACAAGGAGAACTTCGTGGCCTCGAACGGCGACTTTGCCGGCACGCAGGTAAACAGCAGCGTAATGCTCTGGAGCCTCTCGGGCAACCTAGGGTTGGTGTACAAAGGCCTGTTCGGCATGAACTTTCAGGCCGATAAACTGGTGTTCCGGCCATTTGTGCCGCAAGCGCTGCAAGGCACCCGCCGGCTTACCGACTTCAAGTACCGCCAAGCCGTGCTGAACGTGGAGATGACTGGCCATGGCCGCACCATCCGCAGCATTACCATGGATGGCCAGCCGCTGCCCGAAGCCACCGTGCCCGGTACGCTCACGGGTACGCACAACATCCGCATCGAGCTGAGCAACGAAGCCCCCGCTGCCACGGCCCAAAATAAAGTACCGCACCACGTTTCGCCCATGACGCCCGCCGTGAGCTACCGCAACGGGCGCCTCAGCTGGCCAGCCGTGGAGGGTGCCAAGGCCTACCAAGTGCTGCGCAACGGGCAGTTTGCCGCCCGCACCACTGATACCGAGTTTGCCGTACCCGCTCCCACCGCGTACACCGAGTACCAGGTACTAGCCGTGGATGCGGCCGGTTACGAGAGCTTCGCCAGTGAGCCGCTGGTCGTTGAGGCTGACAAGTTTCGCCGTAGCTACGAGCTCGAGGCCTCAGCACCGGCTGCCAAGCTGCCCTACAAAGGCTTCGCAGGCAAAGGCTTTATCGAAATCAGCAAAACCCAGAACCGCCGCGTAACCGTGCGCGTGCAGGTACCTGCCGATGGCCTGTACGCTATCGATTTTCGCTACGCCAACGGCAATGGGCCCATCAACACCAGCAACAAGTGCGCAATTCGCACGCTGCGCAACGGCGTGCGGCAGCTAGGTACCGTGGTGCTGCCGCAGCGCGGGGTTGATGAGTGGTCGGATTGGGGGTACTCTAATCCTGTGATGGCGCAGTTCAGCAAAGGCACGCATACGCTTACGCTCACCTTTGAGCCGGCCAACGAGAACATGAACGGTGAGGTAAACCAAGCCATGCTCGACCAGCTGCGCCTGACGCGGTTATAA
- a CDS encoding REP-associated tyrosine transposase: MTDLTYYQRNLPHRLPAGESIFVTFRLASSLPRTVVEQLRVQLRQVQQAESRIAADEMSNRRKRYFRHFDQLLDQATTGPMWLSRPDVAEVVKASLHHFDGDEYELICYCLMPNHVHMLVRLPENAPPLTRTLQRLKGYSGRQANLLLNREGAFWQPESYDHVVRNGDEMQRVIAYVLENPVKAGLVADWQKWPYSYWRDTQYGVARVRRCTAL, translated from the coding sequence GTGACCGACCTGACTTATTACCAACGCAACCTGCCCCACCGGCTGCCCGCAGGCGAATCTATATTCGTCACTTTCCGCTTGGCTAGTTCGTTGCCGCGCACCGTGGTAGAGCAGCTGCGCGTTCAGTTGCGCCAAGTGCAGCAAGCCGAAAGTCGAATAGCTGCCGATGAAATGAGCAACCGGCGCAAGCGTTATTTCCGGCACTTTGACCAGTTGCTCGACCAGGCAACTACCGGCCCCATGTGGTTGTCGCGCCCCGACGTGGCGGAAGTGGTAAAAGCAAGTTTGCACCACTTTGATGGCGACGAATACGAACTGATTTGCTATTGCTTGATGCCAAACCATGTGCATATGCTCGTAAGGCTGCCTGAAAATGCACCTCCTCTGACACGAACATTGCAGCGACTGAAGGGCTACAGCGGCCGACAAGCCAATTTGCTGCTCAACCGGGAAGGCGCCTTCTGGCAACCCGAAAGCTACGACCACGTGGTGCGCAATGGCGACGAGATGCAGCGCGTTATTGCGTACGTACTGGAAAATCCCGTAAAAGCTGGACTGGTAGCCGATTGGCAAAAGTGGCCTTACAGCTACTGGCGCGATACCCAGTACGGCGTAGCGCGGGTGCGGCGCTGCACCGCGTTATAA